The following proteins come from a genomic window of Lineus longissimus chromosome 18, tnLinLong1.2, whole genome shotgun sequence:
- the LOC135502625 gene encoding uncharacterized protein LOC135502625 — protein MASGTPPLAGWTPVNQAADVDVDCSDAVVVAAFDRQPHETHIEGATIILDSQQTMTATAMTAPKSPAKKKAKLCKVTGARKAHAKGLLTDAMCRQKTQQDVFNMQLEVLEATLVTQKATTRTQEVLQKEAGLRIEKLQLEIALLKEKEFLGLSGIEL, from the exons ATGGCTTCGGGAACACCACCCCTGGCTGGTTGGACTCCTG taaatcaagctgcagatgttgatgtcgaCTGCTCAGATGCAGTGGTTGTGGCAGCCTTTGATCGTCAACCACACGAAACACACATAGAGGGAGCCacaataattcttg attctcaacagacgatgacagccactgcaatgactgccccaaaatctccagccaaaaagaaggccaaactgTGCAAAGTCACTG GTGCCAGGAAAGCACATGCGAAGGGTCTGCTGACAGACGCCATGTGCCGACAGAAGACTCAGCAGGATGTATTTAACATGCAGCTTGAGGTCCTTGAGGCAACTCTTGTTACGCAGAAGGCCACAACACGTACTCAGGAAGTTCTTCAGAAAGAGGCTGGCCTTCGAATAGAAAAGCTACAGCTGGAGATTGCTCTGCTGAAGGAAAAGGAGTTCTTGGGTCTGTCGGGCATTGAACTGTAA